The genomic stretch CTAGGACGTGGTGACTTGCGTGGGAGGCATGGCTGCCCTGCTGCCCCTGCTGGAGCGAGTGGCTTCACAGCCCCAAGAGGCCGAGGCAGGTCCAGCCGAGACACATGACCTCGTGGGGCCCGAACTGACCTCTGGCCACAACACCCAGGGCCTGCTTCTCCCACTGGGCAAGTCCTCCGGTAAGCGGCCCTGGTGCCTAGGTTGGGGTGGCGAGGAAATCTTGCCATGACAAGGAGGCCAGAGTGCTTGACCGCTGGCAGGCCCTTGACACACATCTGTCCCCTTCCTGGTGGCGGGTAGAAGAGCGCATGGAGAGGAATGCAGTGGCCGCCTTTCTGCTGATGCTGCGGAACTTCCTGCAGGGCCACACGGTGAACCAGGAGAGCCTGGTGCAGTGCCAGGGGCCTGCCATCATCGGGGCCCTGCTGCGCAAGGTGGggcaggcggggagggggctgccctGTCTGACCAAGTGGACTGGGTGGGGGGACTAGGAAGGGGAAGCTGAGTCTGTTGAGGAGAGCCTCCTGGGAGAGATGGTGGCGTCTGAGTGGGGCCTTGCCAGGCGTGGCAGGATTTGGCTGATGGTCTGGTGGAAGCATCAGCACCTGCTGGGGCTGGAGACCTGCATAGCAGGCTGGGGGCCTTGCGCCTCAGGCAGCGGGGAGCCAGCAAAGGGTTCCGAGTAGGCAGGATGCTCGTGTCCGTCCGCCTGTGCAGGGCAGGGTGGGTACCGGGAGGCTCAGTAGTACGCAGCCAGGGCCTGCCACCTCACCCTGGCTCCTTCCACCCCAGGTCCCCAGCTGGGCCATGGACATGAATGTGCTCATGTCTGCCCAGCTGCTGATGGAGCAGGTGGCAGCGGAGGGCAGTGGGCCCCTCCTGTACTTGCTTTACCAGCATTTGCTCTTCAACTTCCACCTGTGGAGCCCCAGTGACTTTGCCGTGCGCCTGGGTAGGTGTGGGGCCTTGGATGAGGGACGCCACCGGGCAGGGTGGGGGTAGAGGTTCTGAGAAGCTCTAGCCCCGCTTCGGGTGACTTGAGGGGACCTGTCTTCCCCCGGGGCATGTGAGGGGAACATGGCCCTGTCCTGGAGGGATAGCTGAAGGGGCTCAGCTCAGCCTGGTGGCCTGAGACCTCTGGTGATGCCCGCTCAGGCCACATCCAGTACATGTCTAGCATCGTCCGGGAGCACAGACAGAAGCTGCGGAAGAAGTATGGGGTTCAGTTCATCCTGGATGCGCTGCGCACCCATTACAGGTGAGGCTGCGGGGCTGACACAGCTGCCTCTGGCCTTGCGGACGGGGTcgacccttccccccacccccctccagctcACCTGCCCACTGCCCTCCCTGTTCTCTCCCCTCCGCTGCCCTGCCTTCTCCTGGCCCTGGGTGGCTGCGCTTGCCGGGACCGGCCCAGCCCACAGCGGGAGCACCCCCTAGCGGCTGACGACGTGCGCACAGTGCAGACCTCACTCCTCGGCCTGGTGCGGGAGTTCCTGGTCCGGAGCTCCGCCACTGATCACTTGCAGGTCACGCTGAGCTTTCTGGCGGCTACAGGCGATGATGGCCAGGTAGGCTGGAGGCTGTTGAGGGTGAGACTTAGGTGCGGGGTGGAGTGTGGACCGTGTTGTGGGGAGCGGCCGGCCCAGAATGAGGCTTTGTGTCACTTGCTGTGTCCCCAGGTGGCGGGTGCTCTGGACCTGCTGCTGGCACTGCTGCAGGGCTCACCAGCACAGGAGGCTCTGGCTGTCTTCCTGTTGGAGCAGGGGAACCTTGAGGTTTTGCTGGCACTGCTGGTGCAGCCAAGGTCACTGCCCCTGCTGCCTGACCGAGTCTGCAAGGTACACCCAGCCCAACCCCCTAGCATCAATTTGACATGGCCCCTGCCTGAGGGCCAGGGAGGTGTGACTTCCCCTCCTCCAATAACTCCTTCCCCAGTGATAACAAACCCCTTGTGACgcttagccccccccccccccccccccccgccgccccagaTCCTGCGCAGATTGCAGCAGAACGAGCGCTTACCTGAACGGAGTCGCCAGCGGCTCCGGCTGCGAGAATACGGTCTCCAGGGTCTCATCGCCTGCCTGCCGGAGGGGGCTGCTTCGCCCCAGCTCTGCCAGGGCCTCTACAAGCTATTCCTGGGGGCAGGTATATATCTCAGTTGGGGCCAAGAGGCAGGCCAGGCGGAAGGGTGTGATGGATTCAGGAAACAGGACAGGTGGACATAGGAAAGGTGTTGGTACAGGGGTCAAGGCTGAGCCAGCAGGGCTGGGGTCAATCCCTCAGAGTCTCTCTGGCCATCTTCCCAGATTGCCTGAACCTCTCAGATCTGTTGGCTGTGGTGCAGCTGTCCCTCCAGGCTGACCTCGGCGTCCGCCTGGACGTTTGTCGCCAGGTAAGTATGGGAAGTGAAAGCTTGCGGAAGAGGGGGCTTCTACCCTGGGGGCTTCGCTTTACCTTCCTGTGAGGAGCGCTCTCTGGAGGCCTCCCCCCATGTGAAGGCCCTAGGACGGGAGTCTGGGGGGGCAGACTGCTGGATGAGTCCCTCACTTGTTGTGCCCTGGCCCGGCAGCTTTTCCACCTCATCCACGGACAACCAGACGTAGTGCAGCTGCTGGCCCGGCAGGCCGGCTGGCAAGATGTGCTGACCCGGCTGTACGTCCTGGAGGCTGCCACAGCTGGCAGtcccctgccctttcccccagAGACACCCACATCCCCAGAGCCAGCCTTATGCAAGCCACCCACCGAATCACCTGAGTCTTCGGATGTCTTCCTGCCCTCGGAAACTCCCAGCCCCGACCCTGACAGCTTTTACCATGCTCTTTCTCCATTTTGTACACCCTTTGACCTGGGCCTGGAACGGGCCAGCGTGGGTTCGTGCAACAATGCGggcagtggcagtggcagtggGACTCTTACTCCGGCCAGCCAGCCTGGCACACCTTCCCCACTGGATGGGCCCCGGCCCTTCCCTGTGGCCCATGGCCGCCATAGCTCTAGTCTCTCCAACGTGCTGGAGGACGGCAGCCTCCCGGAACCCGCCATCAGTGGGGATGATACCTCAAATACGAGCAACCCACAGGTGAGGCAGGTCCACTCTCTGCCACTGTGGCACTCTAAGGGACACCTCTGGGACACAGGGCAGGCAGTATAGACTTTCCAGAGGTGGGGTCTTGTCTGACATCAGGGCTATAGGTGCTGGTCAGCCCTGGTGCTGCGGCCTCATTGCTGTCATCTGCAGTTGTGTTCCCGGGGTAGGGGCTCCTAGAACGGGACAGACGATGCTGAGCCAGAGTGGAGGCGCCAGCCAGGCTTTGGAAAGTCCTCAAGAGAGCCTGTAGGGCAGACACTTCACAGGGCCTGTGGGCATTATAGTTCTAAGGAATCTGCCTTGTGTTTCCAGGTTTGGGCATGGGTCTCTGCTTATTCTATGGCATTCCTCCAGAGAATTCCAGTATGGTTCTTGGGCCTGAGATTGCTGTGGGGCAATTTGTGAGCCAGCTCATCTGTTCTTAGGAGTCCTTGAAACCCCAGGATTCTGTCTAGAATATTCAGGTAGTGGCTAAGGCCCCTGCGCCATTCTTCCAGGCCCCAGGGTGTCTGCTGGCTGAATGCTCTGCCTCCAGCTGTCCCTACTAGTGGTCGGCAAGGCAAGGGGTGCTCAGCAGGGATAGTGTAGGAGCCagcgcctccctcccacccccgcccacacccccacacccttTTGTGCCCACAGCAAACCCCTGAGGAGGAGTTGTGCAACCTGCTCACCAACGTGCTATTCTCGGTGGCGTGGCGGGGCGTGGAAGGCAGCGATGAGGCCGCCTGGCGGGAGCGTGGCCAGGTCTTCTCAGTGCTCACCCAGCTGGGCGCCTCAGCCACGCTGGTGCGCCCGCCAGACTGCATCAAGCGCAGGTgaggagacagcttggcagggtGAGGGGCCTCTGGGACGCCTGAGGGGAAGGAAGACAGCCAGGCGGACACCTGAGTCCCttgcccacccccagcctcctggaGATGATGCTGGAGTCAGCCCTGACCGACATCAAAGAGGCCCCTGCTGGGGTCCTGGCCAGCCTCACCCAGCAGGCGCTTTGGCTGCTGCGCCTGCTGCAGGACTTCCTGTGCGCCGAGGGTCATGGTAATCAGGAGCTGTGGAGTGAGAAGGTGCGACAGCTCAGGGGCCTGTGAGGGCCACATGAGTCCACGTGTTCACAGGAGCCTGCAGGCATCCGGTGTGGGAGGTGGGCGAGTGTACATGTGCACTCACGGGTGCGTCAGAATGGTGTCTGTGTGTGCAAACCCTACCTGGCCCCCAGACTTAAACCCTACCTTGCTCCCTCCCGGTGGGCTTCTGGCCTCCTCTGGTGGCGGCTGCCTGGAATGTGTTGGGCTGTAGCTCTTCGAAGGCGTGTGCAACCTGCTGGATCGCATGGGAGCCTGGCCACACCTGGCCAATGGCACAGCAGATCTGCGAGAGATGGCACAGATTGGCCTGCGCCTGGTGCTTGGCTACATCCTGCTGGAGGACCCGCAGGTGAGCACGGGGTGGGTTGGGGTCTGGCAGCGGCAGGCGTAGGGAACCCGGGGTGTGCCTGGAATGCCACCCACACCTGCTGCCGCCCACAGCTGCACGCCCAGGCCTATGTGAAGCTGCACTCGCTCCTGCAGACAGCGGTGCCCATGCGGCGTGAGGAGGCCTGCTACGTGCTCTCCAAGCTGGAGTCGGCGCTGGCGCGGGCGCTCAACACCCCCACCTCAGAAACGCCCACCGAGGAAAGGGAGCCCTCAGCTGCAGCTGCCGCAGCCACGGAACGCTGCTCGTGGCTGGTGCCACTGGTGCGCACGCTGCTGGACCGTGCCTACGGGCCACTGGGGCTCCAGTGGGGGCTGCCTTCCCTGCCGCCCACCAACGGCAGCCCCACCTTCTTCGAGGACTTTCAGGCCTTTTGTGCCACACCTGAATGGCGCCACTTCATCGACAAGcaggtatttggaggtgggggccAGGGAAGAGAAACGGGGGGCTGGGAACCCACATAGAGCATTGGTGTCCTCTCCCTGCCCAATCCTTCAGGTGCAGCCCACCATGTCGCAGTTCGAAATGGACACCTACGCGAAGAGCCACGACCTCATGTCGGGCTTCTGGAATGCCTGCTACGACACGCTCATGAGTAGCGGACAGCGGCGCCAGAGGGAGCGGGCACATAGTCGTCGGGCTTTCCAGGTGTGCAgcccagggcgggggtggggagctgcTCCACTCCTGTGCCCAGAGGATAGCTGGTGGGACAGCGTGAAGAAACCCGACGGGACAGGAAGCCGCCGGCGGGACTGACCcattcctccacccccactccccaggaGCTGGTGCTGGAACCAGCACAGAGACGGGCACGCCTGGAAGGGCTGCGTTACGCGGCGGCACTGAAGCAGCAGGCAGCGCAGCACTCCACGGCTCTGCTCCACTGGGGGGCGCTGTGGCGTCAGCTCTCCAGCCCCTGTGGGGCCTGGGCCCTTAGGTGGGCGGGGCTCGGGTGGAggccgggaggggcggggcggggctccggGAGGGACCTGGACAGCGAGATTGCGTTTGGGGTGAGGCCTGGGAGGAATAGGGACTTCTACAGACTTCTGTGCCCACCCATGACCACCATCCGGGACATATCTGCAGGGACCCACCGCTTCCCCGCTGGAAGTTGTCCAGTGCCGAGACATACTCGCGCATGCGTCTGAAGCTAGTGCCCAACCATCACTTCAACCCTCATTTGGAAGCTAGCGCCCTGCGAGACAACCTGGGTGAGAGAGGGTGTCCTGAGCTGGATCTGCCCAAAAGCCTTGCCCCGCCCAGCTCTCGCTGAGCACCCTTGGGCCTGTTGCAGGTGAGGCCCCCCTGACACCTACCGAGGAGGCCTCGCTACCTCTAGCAGTCACCAAGGAGGCCAAAGTCAGCACGCTGCCAGAGGAGCTTCCGGACGACCAGCTCGGCGAAGATGAGCTGGCCGCGCTGGAGACCGCGTGAGTGGGGCTTGGAGAGAGCTGAccaggagtgggggcaggggtctGTGCCAGGGCTAAACACCCCGAACGGGCTGTCCAAAATcaggtggggggttggggagagctGTCTAGCAGAATCGAGAGTGACTCTTTCGTAACTAGACACCCCCGGGCAGGACTGAGACACACAAACCAGACCAGCATGGGGGCCCCCAGAACAGGGGGAGCCAGGGGTGGGAGTTGGTGTCATGGCCAGACATTTAGGGGCTCTGGTTTGGGGTGGGGACTGGGGTCAGTGGGCACTGGACCCCGGACagttcctccctctcctctgggaaGCATGAGAATATGTTCCTCATGACGTGACGGCACTTGGAGAGTCTGGTCCTTGGGCTTATtcggaaggggggggggggtggtcctaGAGCCTTGAGCCTGAACCAGGTGCTGGCCCCCAGGATGCAGGCAGCAGAACTGGACGAGCAGCATGAGAAGCTGGTGCTGTCAGCGGAGTGCCAGCTGGTCACAGTGGTGGCTGTAATCCCAGGGCTGCTGGAGATCACAACGCAGCACGTGTACTTCTACGATGGCAGCGCAGAGCGTGTGGAAACTGAGGAGGGTGTGTCCTATTGGAGCTGGTTAGAAGGGCGTCAGGGGATGGCTTGCCTCTGGCGGGGCAAGGGTGAGTGACTCCTGCCCCTGATGTCTGTCTGCACAGGCATCGGCCACGACTTCCGGCGCCCGCTCGCCCAGCTGCGTGAAGTCCACCTGCGGCGTTTCAACCTGCGCCGCTCAGCCCTTGAGCTCTTCTTCATCGATCAGGCCAACTACTTCCTCAACTTCCCGTGCAAGGTGGGCGGGACCACAGCCTCATCTCCTTGgcaggcccccaggccccaacCCTGCCTCatcccaccccacacccaggtACGGAACCAGGTGTACTCGTGGCTCCTGCGCCTGCGCCCCCCAGCCCAAGGCTACCTAAGCAGCCGCTCCCCCCAGGAGATGCTGCGTGCCTCTGGCCTCACCCAGGTGAGAGGCCTCAAGTGTGGGGGGCGGGCAAGGTCAGAGCCCTGCGGTTGGGAGGAGTGCCAGACAGCCCAGCTGGCTCACCTcttgcctgcccctgccccccagaaaTGGGTACAGCGTGAGATATCCAACTTCGAATACTTGATGCAACTCAACACCATTGCAGGGCGGACCTACAACGACCTGTCTCAGTACCCTGTGGTGAGGGTCCACTCCTTACCTCCGCCCCTACCCCTCTGGTCTGCCAGCCCTGGTTTGCCCCAGTGTAGGTgctgtgggggcggggcggggggggggtgccgcCTGACAGCTGGCTTCtgttccctgcccctcctcccgaCATACCCACACCCACTCTCCAGCCTCCCCCGCTGGCCTCTCTTCTCCCTGAAGGGAATCCTGTTTATGGACTGTCTGTCCTGCTTCCCTGGGGTCCCTCTAAGTGGTGTGCCCCTACCCGGGGGCTCTGCCCATCTTcctgagggtgagggtggggcaggCTGGGCAGATAAGCCATCAGGACCCTCATGCAGCTCCTTCCCTGGGTGGGCGGCCAGTTCCCCTGGGTCCTGCAGGACTACGTGTCCCCAACTTTGGACCTCAGCAACCCGGCCGTCTTCCGGGACCTGTCCAAGCCCATCGGTGTGGTGAACCCCAAGCATGCCCAGCTCGTGAGGGAGAAGTGAGCGTGTGGGCAAGACCGGGCTTGGGGGCTGGGATGGGCCAGGGCAGGGCTTCTGCTGACTCTCCCGCTACCCTTGGCTACAGGTACGAGAGCTTCGAGGACCCTGCGGGCACCATCGACAAGTTCCACTATGGCACCCACTATTCCAATGCGGCGGGCGTGATGCACTACCTCATCCGCGTGGAACCCTTCACCTCCTTGCACGTCCAGCTGCAGAGTGGCCGGTGCGGCCCGGGGGGTGGCTAGCAGGTGGTAGGGGTGAGGGTGGCTTGCTGCAGATGGGGAGAAGAGGCAGGTCCTCCAGGTATCCTGGGCCCTTCggctcccttcctttccccagctTCACGCTcgccctccctgtccccaccctccccacctcactttggcctgtgcccctcccccagctttgACTGCTCCGACCGGCAGTTCCACTCAGTGGCGGCAGCCTGGCAGGCCCGCCTGGAGAGCCCCGCCGACGTGAAGGAGCTCATCCCAGAGTTCTTCTACTTCCCCGACTTCCTGGAGAACCAGAACGGTAAGAGCTGGTGCGGGGCCGGGAGGCCTGGGCACGGCGCACGCAGGCTGGGGGTGGCCAGGGAGCAGGTGACCGTGAGACAGCTGACCTCCCTGCCAGGCTTCGACCTGGGCTGCCTCCAGCTGACCAACGAGAAGGTGGGCGATGTGGTGCTGCCGCCATGGGCCAGCTCTCCTGAGGACTTCATCCAGCAGCACCGCCAGGCTCTGGTGAGGAGAGGAACACAGGCGGACAGCCAGGGTTGagggtcaggggtgggggtggggggtcagccGTCCCTGGACTGACTggccccatccccgcccccaggAGTCGGAGTATGTGTCTGCCCACCTGCACGAGTGGATTGACCTCATCTTTGGCTACAAGCAGCGGGGACCGGCCGCGGAGGAGGCCCTCAATGTCTTCTATTACTGCACCTATGAGGGTGGGCATGCGCTGGACTCAAGTGGGGGCTGGGGCACAGGAGaggagggctgagggcagagggcagagagggagccctGACTGCTCTGCCTACCTGCCCAGGGGCTGTGGACCTGGACCACGTGGCGGATGAGCGGGAACGGAAGGCTCTGGAGGGCATTATCAGTAATTTTGGGCAGACTCCCTGTCAGCTGCTAAAGGTAAGGCCAGCTTGGAGATTAATGGTcagatatggggtgcctgggtggctcagtcagttaagtgtctgacttcggctctcatggttcatgagttcgagtcccatgtctggctctgcactggcagtgcggaaccagcctggaattctctctctctctctctgcccctctctcactggAACATGCGCACACAatgtttctctcattctctctctcaaactaaataaataaacttaaaaaaaaaaaaaagaggggcgcctgggtggcttagtcggttaagcatccgagttcagctcaggtcgtgatctcatggttcgtgagttcaagtctcacgtcaggctctgtgcttaaggcttggagcctggagcctgttcaggctgttctgtgtctccctctctctctgcccctcctctgctcatgctctgtctctctcaaaaataaataaacattaaaaaaaaaaaaaagataatggtcAAGGATGCTCATGCCATGGTACTGACCGGCCACTTGTCCACAGGAGCCACATCCAGCTCGGCTATCAGCCGAGGAAGCAGCCCAACGCCTTGCACGTCTGGACACTAACTCACCTAGCATATTCCAGCACCTGGACCAGCTCAAGGCCTTCTTTGCGGAGGTGAGGGGAGGCGGGGCTTCATCTTCCTACTCTGTGAAATGGGTTTAACTCCACTGTCCTTACGAACTTCTTGGGGCAGATGGAAAACCTAAATCAAGACCACTGGTGTTAGACACCTTTGGAAAAGAGGTAACAGGAAAGGAAtgtgggagtgggagtggggcacCTTCTTTGCCAAGGCCTGGACAAGGTGTTGACTCGCCTAACCATCTCTGAAAACCTTAGGGAGACCAGAAGTAAGGGTCTTGGCCTTGGATGTTTCTTTCCTCACCTTCATGCTTACATCAGAATGCCTCCCGGCCCGACGTTTTTAGTTTATCCTGTCCTGCTGCCAGCAGGCTTGGGAATATGAAGTAACAGTAACAGGACTGGAGGACCAAGGTTGAGACCAAGCTTGAGATTCTGAAGGACCATCCTTGTCCGTCCCTGCATCTCACTTACTTTCTGAGATGCCCTCCTGAAAGCCCACTGATCTCTCTTGACTGTTTCTCAGAGGGACCTCTGCCTCTATGATGCCTAGTCTGTGGCCACTGGGGgttgagaggagaggaaagaatggCAGCCCAGGCTGTAGGTACGGGAGTGGGGCACCCGGCTGACCACGCAAGCATAGCTAGCCTGGTACTCTTACTCTGTAGGTCATCAGTGATGGCGTGCCCCTGGTACTGGCCCTGGTTCCCCACCGGCAGTCCCACTCCTTCATCATCCAGGGCTCCTCAGACCTGTTGGTAAGTGCACCAGGCAGAGCCCATCTTAGCTGCACCCCTCACTGACTCCGCCCCAcacccacctctgccccctcttGCCCACAGGTGACCGTGAGTGCCAGTGGGCTGCTGGGCACCCACAGCTGGTTGCCCTACGACCGTAACATAAACAACTACTTCAGCTTCAGCAAAGACCCCACCATAGGCAACCCCAAGTAGGACACAGGGATGTGGGCAGGGGTGGGCTCTAAATACCCTGTCCCCTGACTCGTCTTCCCACCCAGCCAGAGCGTGGGCCGGTGGCGGGGTCTGGCCTAGGTCTCTGAGGGCCTGGGTCTTCTTGGCCTGGCCTCACCTGTCATCCCCCTCACTGGGTCAGGATGCAGCGACTGCTGAGTGGCCCGTGGGTGCCAGGCAGTGGTGTGAGTGGGCAAGCCCTGGCAGTGACCCCCGACGGAAAGCTGCTGTTCAGTGGTGGCCACTGGGATGGCAGTCTGCGAGTGACCTCACTATCCCGGGGCAAGCTGTTGAAGCAACTCAACCGCCACCTTGGTATGGGCAGCCTTGGAGGTGGGGTGGTACGGGTGGGGGTAGCTGGCCAGGGGGGGTGTGACTACTCTGTTCCATTtgtaccctcccctccccatgcaGATATAGTGACCTGCCTTGCATTGGACACCTGCGGCATCTACCTCATCTCAGGCTCCCGGGACACCACGTGCATGGTGTGGCGGCTCCTGCAGGAGGTATGCTGGGTGGGCAGCCCCGTGGGGCCCCCGTAAGTCCAGACCTGCCCTTCTCTCTGCTACCGTGAGCAAGGCTGGGGCTCCACGACCCTCCAGCTCTCTGGCTTTGGACGAGGCCATCACTTTCCTGAGCCTTAGCCTTCTCACTCAGGGGCCAGGGTAGTGAGATGTCCCCAGTTCTGAGCCAGCCCTGGCTCCCTACAGGGCGGTCTCTCGGTGGGACTGGCATCAAAGCCCGTGCAGATCCTCTACGGGCATGAGGCTGCAGTGAGCTGTGTGGCCATCAGCACTGAACTCGACATGGCTGTGTCTGGATCTGAGGTGTGTGTGCGCCTGTGCCCAGGGGAGGCCAAGTTTGCTAGGCAATGCCCCTGGAGATTAGAGACCCCTGCCCAGCACCCTAAGCTGCCTTCCTGCAGGATGGAACTGTGATCATCCACACTGTACGCCGTGGCCAATTTGTGGCAGCACTACAGCCCCCAGGGGCCACGTTACCCGGACCTGTGTCCCACCTGGTGCTGGGGTCAGAGGGCCAGATTGTGGTACAGAGCTCGGCGTGGGAACGCGTCGGGGCTCAGGTATGGAAAAGGGGTGCTCAGACCAGAAAGGGGTAGTTGGTGTTCTGTCCTTGCTGACACCTCTTGCTTCTTCCAGGTCACCTACTCCTTGCACCTGTACTCAGTGAATGGGAAGTTGCGGGTTTCGCTGCCCCTGGTAGAGCAGCCCACAGCCCTGGCAGTGACAGAGGACTTTGTTCTGCTGGGCACAGCACAGTGTGCCCTGCACATCCTCCACCTGAACAAGTGAGTGCCACTGTTTATGAGTTCACGGGTCCTCAGGGTGGTAGTCACTGTAAGAAGACACCAAGAGGTGCTatcccccagcccacccccacccctctctggtGTGCACCCACAGCCCCTTACCTGTCTGTGGGCACATTCTTCATGGCTGTCTCCTGTCCCACAGTGGGCAGAGAAGGTACCTGGGAGAATGAAGAGACACAAAGCTAACTTGCACTTGAGAGCATATCCCTCCTCCCTGCAGGCTGCTCCCAGCTGCGCCTCCTCTACCCATGAAGGTGCCCATCCGAAGTGTGGCTGTGACCAAGGAGCGCAGCCATGTGCTCGTGGGCCTGGAGGACGGCAAGCTTATCGTGGTGGGCGCGGGGCAGCCCTCTGAGGTGAGGATAAGGGCAGGGCGGGCCTCGATCGGGGTGGGGGGCCGACAGTCCTGGCCCACTTCTCCCCGATCCTACTTCCCCCAGGCGCGCAGCAGCCAGTTCGCGCGGAAGCTGTGGCGATCCTCCAGGCGCATCTCCCAGGTGTCCTCAGGGGAGACAGAGTACAACCCTGGAGACGCGCGCTGACAGCCGTCACACAGGCTCCTCCCCCGGCGGGCCCCGCCCTTGGAGGCCCCGCCCAGGAATCGGCGGGAacccggaggag from Prionailurus viverrinus isolate Anna chromosome A2, UM_Priviv_1.0, whole genome shotgun sequence encodes the following:
- the NBEAL2 gene encoding neurobeachin-like protein 2 isoform X8, whose amino-acid sequence is MAASERLYELWLLYYAQKDLGYLQQWLKAFVGAFEKSISLFSLEPRRPEEAGAEVPLLPLDALHVLAEQLDKGDLEQALLLLKLFIILCRNLENVEAGWGQVLVPRVLALLTWLTAELKGAHASQEGRGTQLENVALHALLLCEGLFDPYQTWRRQHSGEVITSKEKSKYKFPPAALPSEFSAFFRESLQDADGLPPVLLLRLIHLFGAVLAGGKENGQMAVSAGSVQGLLGVVRGWDRGPAQDPRLVPLALEALVGAVHVLHASRTPPRGPELRTLLEGYFRILNADWPAGPSPGPEEALVTLRVSMLDAIPMMLACEDRPVLQATFLSNNCFEHLTRLIQNSKLYLQARAPPEGDSDLATRLLTEPDVQKVLDQDTDAIAVHVVRVLTCIMSGSPSAKEVFKERIGYPHLHEVLQSQGPPTHRLLQELLNMAVEGDHSVCPPPPILNEQPVLMLMQWLPALPTAELRLFLAQRLWWLCDSCPASRSTCVQAGLVGYLLETLSTGVALGVRCQEQLLALLQALGRVSLRPLELRCLLRPPPGLDLGPGGAEAGNARHAGAIIRALSGMARHRGPARALHYFDLTPSMAGIMVPPVQRWPGPGFTFHAWLCLHPMAVAPAPAPSRPLQRKQLYSFFTSSGSGFEAFFTAAGTLVVAVCTRKEYLTMSLPEVSFADSAWHCVAIVHMPGRRPFSQNLVHVYKDGHLVKTAPLRCPSLSEPFSSCCIGSAGHRTTTTTTGLPPPPVPAALAHAHPSLSRSQSVPATAGLGWGSGLVAPLQEGSISSTLAGTQDTRWGSPTSLEGELGAVVIFHEALQAAALRALSTLGPNEMAPFKPEGELHELSTKLLLHYSPQACKNNICLDLSPGHRLDGRLTGHRVETWDVKDVVTCVGGMAALLPLLERVASQPQEAEAGPAETHDLVGPELTSGHNTQGLLLPLGKSSEERMERNAVAAFLLMLRNFLQGHTVNQESLVQCQGPAIIGALLRKVPSWAMDMNVLMSAQLLMEQVAAEGSGPLLYLLYQHLLFNFHLWSPSDFAVRLGHIQYMSSIVREHRQKLRKKYGVQFILDALRTHYSPQREHPLAADDVRTVQTSLLGLVREFLVRSSATDHLQVTLSFLAATGDDGQVAGALDLLLALLQGSPAQEALAVFLLEQGNLEVLLALLVQPRSLPLLPDRVCKILRRLQQNERLPERSRQRLRLREYGLQGLIACLPEGAASPQLCQGLYKLFLGADCLNLSDLLAVVQLSLQADLGVRLDVCRQLFHLIHGQPDVVQLLARQAGWQDVLTRLYVLEAATAGSPLPFPPETPTSPEPALCKPPTESPESSDVFLPSETPSPDPDSFYHALSPFCTPFDLGLERASVGSCNNAGSGSGSGTLTPASQPGTPSPLDGPRPFPVAHGRHSSSLSNVLEDGSLPEPAISGDDTSNTSNPQQTPEEELCNLLTNVLFSVAWRGVEGSDEAAWRERGQVFSVLTQLGASATLVRPPDCIKRSLLEMMLESALTDIKEAPAGVLASLTQQALWLLRLLQDFLCAEGHGNQELWSEKLFEGVCNLLDRMGAWPHLANGTADLREMAQIGLRLVLGYILLEDPQLHAQAYVKLHSLLQTAVPMRREEACYVLSKLESALARALNTPTSETPTEEREPSAAAAAATERCSWLVPLVRTLLDRAYGPLGLQWGLPSLPPTNGSPTFFEDFQAFCATPEWRHFIDKQVQPTMSQFEMDTYAKSHDLMSGFWNACYDTLMSSGQRRQRERAHSRRAFQELVLEPAQRRARLEGLRYAAALKQQAAQHSTALLHWGALWRQLSSPCGAWALRDPPLPRWKLSSAETYSRMRLKLVPNHHFNPHLEASALRDNLGEAPLTPTEEASLPLAVTKEAKVSTLPEELPDDQLGEDELAALETAMQAAELDEQHEKLVLSAECQLVTVVAVIPGLLEITTQHVYFYDGSAERVETEEGIGHDFRRPLAQLREVHLRRFNLRRSALELFFIDQANYFLNFPCKVGGTTASSPWQAPRPQPCLIPPHTQVRNQVYSWLLRLRPPAQGYLSSRSPQEMLRASGLTQKWVQREISNFEYLMQLNTIAGRTYNDLSQYPVFPWVLQDYVSPTLDLSNPAVFRDLSKPIGVVNPKHAQLVREKYESFEDPAGTIDKFHYGTHYSNAAGVMHYLIRVEPFTSLHVQLQSGRFDCSDRQFHSVAAAWQARLESPADVKELIPEFFYFPDFLENQNGFDLGCLQLTNEKVGDVVLPPWASSPEDFIQQHRQALESEYVSAHLHEWIDLIFGYKQRGPAAEEALNVFYYCTYEGAVDLDHVADERERKALEGIISNFGQTPCQLLKEPHPARLSAEEAAQRLARLDTNSPSIFQHLDQLKAFFAEVISDGVPLVLALVPHRQSHSFIIQGSSDLLVTVSASGLLGTHSWLPYDRNINNYFSFSKDPTIGNPKMQRLLSGPWVPGSGVSGQALAVTPDGKLLFSGGHWDGSLRVTSLSRGKLLKQLNRHLDIVTCLALDTCGIYLISGSRDTTCMVWRLLQEGGLSVGLASKPVQILYGHEAAVSCVAISTELDMAVSGSEDGTVIIHTVRRGQFVAALQPPGATLPGPVSHLVLGSEGQIVVQSSAWERVGAQVTYSLHLYSVNGKLRVSLPLVEQPTALAVTEDFVLLGTAQCALHILHLNNGQRRYLGE